The Candidatus Komeilibacteria bacterium CG_4_10_14_0_2_um_filter_37_10 DNA segment ATTAGCTTTGGTATATTCAATGGTCTTTTCTAAACCTTCTTCCAGTTTGGTAATCGGAAACCAATCTAAGTCATTGCGGATTTTACTGATATCCGGAACGCTTAAAGGAGTAATAAATGCTAAAGGGTCTTTAAAAATAATTGACGAATGAGAATCTGTCATTTTAATAATTGATTTGGCCACATCCTCCAATTTAAACTCTACATCACTACCAATGTTATAAATATCTTCGTGTGACGAATCCATTAATCGTACTAAGCCATCAATGACATCACTAATATAAGCTAAAGAGGTGGAAAAATTGGCATTGCCATAAATTACTAAGTCTTTATTTTCTAAAGCATTAACGATAAAATCGGGAATCATCTGACCGTCGTTCAATAACATTCGTGGTCCATAAGTACGAAATACTCGGGCAATCTTGATAGGTAACTTATAAAAATTGCGATAATTAATACACATTGTTTCCGCAAACCTCT contains these protein-coding regions:
- a CDS encoding NAD-dependent dehydratase encodes the protein NILELVKKYQAKFVHASSAVVYGPRQDEFTNLAENYLGVVDFTSPRSSYDEGKRFAETMCINYRNFYKLPIKIARVFRTYGPRMLLNDGQMIPDFIVNALENKDLVIYGNANFSTSLAYISDVIDGLVRLMDSSHEDIYNIGSDVEFKLEDVAKSIIKMTDSHSSIIFKDPLAFITPLSVPDISKIRNDLDWFPITKLEEGLEKTIEYTKANKILITNGHQPS